From Pseudomonadota bacterium, a single genomic window includes:
- the lptD gene encoding LPS assembly protein LptD codes for MSFRFHTCIGLTLAGLLFASPTLALEPVQKDQPVLLQAEQLDNDEKNRIITATGNVELSQGDRLLQADRVTWNQQTGVVAATGHVRILEPTGEIVFAEHLELTEDLKNGFVNQIRVRLTDDSRLAASSGMRKDGVTTEFRQAVYSPCKPCEDNPEKAPLWQLKADRVEHSTETHDIVYRDAWMEMFGVPVLYTPYFSHPDPTVERRSGFLAPTLGYSSDLGYFARTSYYFDIAPSMDTTLEAGWSQEDGPLLGGEWRQRFENGKLKLKGALVYAEREEINDASGISRDADEHLRGYIFAEGLFDLDENWRAGFDINRTTDDSFLRRYNYSSADILESRAFAEGFYGRDYIGLNAYDFQDLRPGEYDEEPLVLPLADASFLGDPGSFLGGRWSFYTGTVGLIRDSDTDTGRFSADAGWQREWVTGFGLVTTVDAHVRADAWYTQVPDEGLDPFTSEEPEQWTARFFPQAQIMARYPFVSHGGIFSQLIEPVVAYT; via the coding sequence ATGTCGTTTCGCTTCCACACATGCATTGGACTGACCCTGGCGGGCCTGCTTTTCGCCAGTCCGACCCTTGCCCTTGAGCCGGTGCAGAAGGACCAGCCTGTCCTGCTTCAGGCGGAGCAGCTGGACAATGACGAAAAGAACAGGATTATCACGGCGACCGGCAATGTGGAGCTGTCCCAGGGGGATCGCCTGCTCCAGGCCGACCGGGTGACATGGAACCAGCAGACAGGTGTGGTTGCGGCAACCGGGCATGTCAGGATCCTGGAGCCAACGGGAGAGATTGTCTTTGCCGAGCATCTGGAACTGACAGAAGATCTGAAAAACGGGTTTGTGAACCAGATCCGCGTCCGCCTGACGGACGACTCCCGCCTTGCGGCCAGTTCCGGTATGCGGAAGGATGGCGTGACAACGGAATTCAGGCAGGCGGTTTATTCCCCCTGTAAGCCTTGTGAGGACAATCCTGAAAAAGCCCCCCTGTGGCAGCTGAAGGCCGACAGGGTCGAGCACAGCACGGAAACCCATGACATTGTCTATCGTGATGCATGGATGGAAATGTTCGGGGTACCGGTCCTGTACACGCCATATTTTTCCCACCCCGATCCGACCGTGGAGCGCCGGTCAGGCTTTCTGGCCCCCACGCTGGGGTACAGCAGCGATCTGGGGTATTTTGCCCGCACGTCCTACTATTTCGACATTGCGCCTTCCATGGATACCACGCTTGAGGCCGGCTGGAGCCAGGAGGATGGTCCCCTTCTGGGCGGTGAATGGCGCCAGCGGTTCGAGAACGGAAAGCTTAAGCTGAAGGGAGCCCTTGTCTACGCGGAGCGCGAGGAGATCAATGATGCCAGCGGTATATCCCGGGACGCAGATGAACACCTGCGCGGCTATATTTTTGCCGAGGGTCTTTTTGACCTGGACGAAAACTGGCGGGCAGGTTTTGACATCAACAGAACCACGGATGACAGCTTCCTGCGCCGCTATAACTACAGCAGTGCGGACATCTTGGAATCCCGGGCCTTTGCCGAAGGATTCTATGGCCGGGACTATATTGGCCTGAATGCCTATGATTTCCAGGATCTGCGCCCCGGTGAGTATGATGAAGAGCCCCTTGTTCTGCCTCTGGCCGATGCATCTTTTCTGGGAGATCCCGGAAGTTTTCTGGGTGGACGGTGGTCTTTTTATACAGGGACCGTGGGTCTGATCCGGGATTCTGATACCGATACAGGCCGTTTTTCGGCCGATGCCGGATGGCAGCGGGAATGGGTGACCGGATTTGGCCTTGTCACGACCGTGGATGCCCATGTGAGGGCCGATGCCTGGTACACGCAGGTGCCTGACGAAGGGCTTGATCCGTTCACGTCGGAAGAGCCTGAACAGTGGACTGCGCGTTTTTTCCCCCAGGCCCAGATCATGGCCCGCTATCCGTTTGTCAGTCACGGCGGGATCTTCAGCCAGCTGATCGAGCCGGTGGTAGCGTATAC